In Labrus mixtus chromosome 9, fLabMix1.1, whole genome shotgun sequence, the DNA window GCCACAGCCAGTTGATGACATCATAGATTGGTAGGACATCTCCATTCTCATCAAATGAAACTTGATCACCAAATGATGTGGTGAAGTTGACcttttgtaaataatgaacaagctacaaatgaaaaagggaaacaaagggAGTATTAAGGACTTAAACTAAACAAAGGTTTATCCCACTATTCAGTGATGTACaacttgtaatttatttttatcttttcattctATCTCTATATTtctatacaaaataaataaataaaacaaaacacaaaacatagtAACTAATTATTGAGCATctatcaatgaaaacaaaggtaGAGTTTAAAGTGATATCACACCTGCCATGGCTCCAAAGTTTGCAAATTGGCACAGCTGTGCCCACTGAAGGGCCCTCTCCCTGGCTCACACTTCATCACATCATCAAGGGCATATGCTAGAGAATACACAGCTTTGTAAATATTGTACTCAGGCCTGAGGTTTGACACATCCAAAAAATCACTCTCAACATTTTGTATGTCTTCTTCGCCATTGCAGAGTGTTTCCCCAGCTTTCAGCCAACCCGGTGAAGCAAATTTACACCGAAATGTGGATTCCCAAAACTGCCTCACCTGAAATGAAGTATATCATAAAATTAATTTGTATTAAcagagataataaaaataattgtttaaGTTTatcaataactttttattttaaaacaatttgtcAAAGTGAACTCCCACCATGCTTGTTCCAGAGCTGTCATTGTTAACTTTGTCAGGatgtatttgtattaaaaacTCCTTCAGTCCTGGTATTTCCCCTCGACGGATGGCAATGCCGAGCGTGCCCTTCAGGTACGGGATGAGTTCAGGTTTCTGAAGCACAGTAGATGTTGTCCAGGCTTCACTTGCTATCCACTGTAGGCCTGTCACATTCTGCCTAAGCACCTGTGTGTAGCATTATTTAGAGTTTAGAGACATTAGCACAGATATTAAAAGAGACTATTGAAATGTAAAGGAGCAGTCACTTATCAAACATGTCATACCATATCTTACTTTTCATgcgtattgtttttttttttgctttctaaaAGTGCACAAAGTTGTGAAATTCACAACTGGCTTCCATAGTTTTTTGTAACTTTCCTATATAACCTGATTACATTTATTCTAAttttttataattctttcaaCTGCATGAGATGAGTCCTCTCATAATTgcacaaaaatgttaaactaaattgttaatccttttatttttcgaacacttttttttaatacacattttaaatagtatataaagtatttttattctAACCTCTGCCATAAGATGTATCATGTGAAATTCGTGTGCAAAAACCATAACCACACGGGCTGTGGATGTCTTCATCACATCAACAATCCTATTAAGTTTAGTTGGGTCATTGTCCCAGGGCAAAACTTCTAAGTAGGCCAGACAGCCTCCACTGGATTGAGTCAGATCAGATTGGAAGGATCGCGCAACATGGAGTCCATAATCATCATCACTGACTAGCAGGCCGACCCAAGTCCAGCTGAAGTGTTGCAGAATCTGTATCATTGCACGCACCTAATACAACATATTGTATTAGACCAGTAAACTCATTTAAATGACATACACAATAAACAGAAATTGTGGTGATACacataaattattaatttaatataacTGAATACGAATCCTTCACACTAAAATCATACATGTGAAAAAAGATTGAGTAAAAATTGTCTCCTGTTATTTGTCATGTCTGTTTCTACAAGCTTGCTGTGAATGAAACTGACAAATATTACAATTCTCATTGCGGTAAAAAGGATTCACCTGGAAAGCATCACTTGGGATTGTTCTAAAGAAGGATGGGAACCGTTGTCGATGACTAAGGCAGGAACAAGTGGAAAAATAACTCACCTATAAAGGAACATACAGTGTTTGACACCCATTTAAGATAATCATATATTAAGAATATCTCACTTCAAAATACTGCATTGACTTtagacattaaataaacatccttaaaccccccccccaaaaaaaaagacagaaaaacttaCAATAGGCATTTTGTATAATCCCAGCACATTGGAAGTGGCAATGGTAAATGTAGAGGCAGAATCACCAACTATCCCCATGACTGGAGGGGTCCCTAAACAGTTCTCCTCAAACACATAGTGCTTTTCTCTGCCACTGGCAAGTGATAGTCCACCACTGAATCCAATGATAAGTGTACCACAGTTGTCATACAGACTGTATCCTAGAGTCACATTAGGTAACAGAACAGAGCTCCTGTTGATCTCATCAATAGCAAAGGCCATGGTCATTGCATGCCTGAACCCTATAGTGTCAaacctaacacacacagtataaagattaaaaacaaacaaaaaataataataaccagagtatttaaagtaaatattgcAAGAACTAGCTGGATATTTATCACAAAGCACTATGATGATAACATATTACAATTTCATGTCATACTTTTAACAGATTTTACAGCACTGTCCTTATATTGATACAATAATCAAACAACACAATTAACACAGATGCTTTCCGTCTGCTATGTTTGTGAAACCTACCCTTTGCAGATGGGCCATTGCGGCTCTGAGGTGTAAGTCCACTCAGGGAAAACAGAGGAATAGTGCACTTTAAACAGCCCACCAAGAACCACATCTCCAGGCTTGTGAATTTCATTAAGTTGAAACTTTTTCTGTAATTtacaagataaagaaaaagcGTTAGATACAGAGTGGAAGGAGAAGAGGGACAAATAAaccaagataaaaaaatatgtgttaaGAAAAGCTCCCATATCTGCCCTCCTCCCTTTACAACTGGTTCCCTTCTTCATACAGAGTTATCTTTATATGCAGGGAATTTAATCCCAGTGCACACTATCCTTTATTGTTCAATTCCTTATAACACCAGCCATCTGGGTGTTGGATATGGGGGCAGGACATTAAAACACATAACAAATTGTGTGCTGTGGAAAACAGGTAGACTTGAGGAGGGCCTAAAACCACCTGGCAAACAACTAAAACACACCCCCCAtctcagtcaactcagccacaaATAATGAATTATGCTAATGTTTAACTCTTAGCcttgataaaacaaaacagatgagttacaaaaaaaattcttcattgcactttttttttttaatacaaattaataataataataataatttagacTTTTATATATAGCGCTTTTATAAATACGATGTTTCTGAGatggaaaaaggctgttttggtgatgtgttgatgtgttggccTAAGGACAGGGTTTGATCAAAGATGACACCGACGTTACAGatgtggggggaagggagcaCTGTGGATCCATCGATGGAAAGGGATAAGTTGTTGGTGGATTTGGTGATGCATTTGATGCAGATGATGATGACTTCTGATTTGGTCgcagttgagtttgagaaagttcGTTTGaagccaggattttatttctATGATGCAGTCAGTGAGGATTGAGTGAGTGACAGGAGTTATGGATTTGGCAAAGCGGTCAAACTGAAGTCCATGGCGGTGGATTATGTGACCCAGGGGGAGCAtgtacatgatgaagaggaggggtcCAAGAactgaaccttggggaacatcttgggagagaggagcagtgggagATTTGCATTGGTTTATGCTGATGAACTGATATCTGTCAGAGAGGTATGATTTGAGCCAGGAGAGAGCAGTGCCGGTGATGTTGAAAGTGGTTTCAAAGCGGGAGAGAATGATGGAATGGTTGATGGTGTCGAATGCTGCGCTTAGGTCAAGAAGGATGAGGATGTTGAGGTTTGAGGATGATTCATAAAGGTTATAGGCAGAGAGCTGGACTTTGAGTTGAGAAGCGACAGCATGTTCCAGtagttttgaaagaaatgggaGGTTGAAGATCGGTCTGTAGTTGTTTGGGATGTCGGGATCAAGTCCAGGTTTTTTCAAAATGGCTGTGACAGCAAGTTTTAGGGATAGTGGGACGGTGCCAGTGGAAATGGAGGAGTTTACTGTCGAGATAATGAGTAGGGATAGGCTGGGAAGGCGGGCCTTGACAAGGGGATAGGGTCCAGAAGGCAGGTGGAAGTTTTCAATCCCATCATGAGGTCTGAGAGCTCTGTAGGGGGAGACAGGGGACAACTGAGACAGGGCCTTACAGGTTAAGGGGGGGCAGCTGAAAGGAGGGGCCAGGTTGTTGTAGATGGTCTATATTTCTGTTTGGAAGAATGACAGAAAGGAGGTGTATTTGTTGCTGTGAAGGAATAGGAACAGTCCAGATGGTTGAGAAGTTTGTTTATTGTGGAGAATAATGCTTTGGGCTTCTGGAGCCAGACTGGTATGAGTTGAGAGTAGTAGATGGATCAGGTGTGGATGAGGGCATCTTTGTGTTGTTGGAGGTGGTCTTTGTAGGCTTGGGGGTGTACGGTGGgtgctgttttgttgtgtagTCTATCCAATTAAAGTGAACCAGGAATCAGAGTGGGCGAGTAACATTATTACTGTAACTAATTCTTTTGAAGTTCATTTTCAGGCTGTCTGGAAATTTTCAGGAAATTTTCAAGAGTGcatgagtgaaaaatgtaaaaatgtgagcTTTCCGCAAGGAACTCATGTGATGATCTTTCTTTCATGCATATATTTACAAGTCATAGATCTGAATAACACACAAATATGCTTTATTTCTGATTAGACAAAGTACACAGTTGTAAGCAGCAAAACTGACTTCAGGGAGATTTCTACTGAACAAATGCAACATACACACTGGTTCAGACCACATGAAAGTTTAAGAGATGCTACTTTGAGAAATTGGTGGTTTCTCTCCCCATGATCGCTTtttttgtgttcctctctggTCTCAGCAGGATTATGTAACATTTTGGTCCAAACAGTGCCACTAACAGGCCAAAACTGGAGGCCAGGATGGCAAATATTTCCACTGCATCTGCATATTTGCCTGGTGAGTTGACATAAGCAGGGACAAAGGCCACCCACACAGCACAGAAAATAAGCATACTGAAAGTGATGAGTTTGGCCTCATTGAAGTTGTCAGGAAGATTCCTTGCCAGAAATGCAAGCAGGAAGCTGAGGATTGCCAGAAAGCCAATGTAACCCAATAAGACAACAAAGCCAATGGTGGACCcaacaacacattcatacactatCTTGTCATTGTAgtatttggtgtttttatgtGGAGATGGTGAGGAGATGACAATCCAGACGGTGCAAATTACTGCCTGAATACAAGTAAGAACCAGGACTGTCCCTCTCTGTTGCATGGTACCAAACCACTTGAGAACAGCTCCACCTCCTGGCTTGGAGGCTTTGAACACGGCAAGAACCACCATAGTTTTCACCAGAATACATGAGACACAAAGCACAAAGATTATGCCAAATGCTGCATGTCTCAACTTGCACGTCCATAATCTGGGGCGGCCGATAAACAGAAGTGAACACAGGAAACATAGTTTAAGTGACACTAGGAGGAGGAAACTCAGTTCTGCATTGTTGGCTCGTACCATGGGTGTGCTGCGATGATGGATGAAGATTACCAGGACGACAGAACAGAGAAATGTGCCCAGCAATGAGGCAGTTGTCAAGCAGATACCCAACGGCtcatgaaaagagagaaactctGTCTTCTTAGGCACACAGATGTCATGTTTTGGGCTGGACCAGAAGTCCTCTGGACAACTGGTGCACTCTATGGAGTCTAAAAAAAGGGGAAGTTAGTGAGGTTAATTGTTTTGTAAGAAGAACAATtttctaaaagaaaataaacaaaaatattaagCATGAAAACCCACCAGTTGTATTGCTGATTTTCCCCTCAGAACAAGGGACACAGTCGAAACAGCATTCAGGTTCCCCTTTCTTTCTGGCCATGCGGGTACCTGGAGGACAGCTCTCACTACATACTGACTGAGGTGGCTgttatgaaaaaatacatttgtgaatataTATTACTCCATTTGGCTAATATTTGCAGTCAATGTTATCTGGATAATCATAAATTACCCTTTTTGTAATAAAGTTCCAGAAGATTTTGTCTTCATCAATTTGAAGTACTTCACCTTTGAAATCAGACCTCTTAACATCACCCACATTTTGAACTTTAATTTTTCCATCAGGGAGCCACAGCCAATTGATGACATCATAGATTGGTAGGACATCTCCATTCTCATCAAATGAAACTTGATCACCAAATGATGTGGTGAAGTTGACcttttgtaaataatgaacaagctacaaatgaaaaagggaaacaaagggAGTATTAAGGACTGAAACTAAACATAGGTTTATCCCACTATTCAGTGATGTACaacttgtaatttatttttatcttttcattctATCTCTATATTtctatacaaaataaataaataaaacaaaacacaaaacatagtAACTAATTATTGAGCATctatcaatgaaaacaaaggtaGAGTTTAAAGTGATATCACACCTGCCATGGCTCCAAAGTTTGCAAATTG includes these proteins:
- the LOC132980544 gene encoding extracellular calcium-sensing receptor-like isoform X2, encoding MKKFQLNEMHKPGDVVLGGLFEVHYSSVFPEWTYTSEPQWPICKRFDTIGFRHAMTMAFAIDEINRSSVLLPNVTLGYSLYDNCGTLIIGFSGGLSLASGREKHYVFEENCLGTPPVMGIVGDSASTFTIATSNVLGLYKMPIVSYFSTCSCLSHRQRFPSFFRTIPSDAFQVRAMIQILQHFSWTWVGLLVSDDDYGLHVARSFQSDLTQSSGGCLAYLEVLPWDNDPTKLNRIVDVMKTSTARVVMVFAHEFHMIHLMAEVLRQNVTGLQWIASEAWTTSTVLQKPELIPYLKGTLGIAIRRGEIPGLKEFLIQIHPDKVNNDSSGTSMVRQFWESTFRCKFASPGWLKAGETLCNGEEDIQNVESDFLDVSNLRPEYNIYKAVYSLAYALDDVMKCEPGRGPFSGHSCANLQTLEPWQLVHYLQKVNFTTSFGDQVSFDENGDVLPIYDVINWLWLPDGKIKVQNPPQSVCSESCPPGTRMARKKGEPECCFDCVPCSEGKISNTTDSIECTSCPEDFWSSPKHDICVPKKTEFLSFHEPLGICLTTASLLGTFLCSVVLVIFIHHRSTPMVRANNAELSFLLLVSLKLCFLCSLLFIGRPRLWTCKLRHAAFGIIFVLCVSCILVKTMVVLAVFKASKPGGGAVLKWFGTMQQRGTVLVLTCIQAVICTVWIVISSPSPHKNTKYYNDKIVYECVVGSTIGFVVLLGYIGFLAILSFLLAFLARNLPDNFNEAKLITFSMLIFCAVWVAFVPAYVNSPGKYADAVEIFAILASSFGLLVALFGPKCYIILLRPERNTKKAIMGRETTNFSK
- the LOC132980546 gene encoding extracellular calcium-sensing receptor-like, producing MARKKGEPECCFDCVPCSEGKISNTTDSIECTSCPEDFWSSPKHDICVPKKTEFLSFHEPLGICLTTASLLGTFLCSVVLVIFIHHRSTPMVRANNAELSFLLLVSLKLCFLCSLLFIGRPRLWTCKLRHAAFGIIFVLCVSCILVKTMVVLAVFKASKPGGGAVLKWFGTMQQRGTVLVLTCIQAVICTVWIVISSPSPHKNTKYYNDKIVYECVVGSTIGFVVLLGYIGFLAILSFLLAFLARNLPDNFNEAKLITFSMLIFCAVWVAFVPAYVNSPGKYADAVEIFAILASSFGLLVALFGPKCYIILLRPERNTKKAIMGRETTNFSK